From a single Sediminibacterium sp. KACHI17 genomic region:
- the atpD gene encoding F0F1 ATP synthase subunit beta, whose product MATKGKIKQIIGAVVDVHFPDKTLPEIYNALEISKESGEKLVLEVQQHLGEDSVRTIAMDGTEGLVRGMDVVDTGKAIAMPTGDAINGRLFNVTGDAIDGLPQPSKANGRPIHNKPPLFENLSTATEVLFTGIKVIDLIEPYAKGGKIGLFGGAGVGKTVLIQELINNIAKGYGGLSVFAGVGERTREGNDLLREMIEAGIMKYGDGFKHSMEEGGWDLSKVDMEGLKDSKATFVFGQMNEPPGARARVALSGLTIAEYFRDGDGTGKGKDILFFVDNIFRFTQAGSEVSALLGRMPSAVGYQPTLATEMGLMQERITSTKNGSITSVQAVYVPADDLTDPAPATTFAHLDATTVLSRKIADLGIYPAVDPLDSTSRILTPAIVGEAHYETANRVKLILQRYKELQDIIAILGMDELSEEDKMTVQRARKVQRFLSQPFHVAEQFTGLKGVFVSIEDTIRGFNAIMDGEVDEYPEAAFNLVGTLEDAIEKGKKLLEAAKG is encoded by the coding sequence ATGGCTACAAAAGGTAAGATCAAACAGATCATCGGTGCGGTGGTTGACGTTCATTTTCCTGATAAAACATTGCCTGAAATCTACAACGCGCTTGAGATTTCTAAAGAAAGCGGTGAAAAACTGGTTCTCGAAGTGCAGCAGCACTTGGGTGAAGACAGTGTACGTACCATTGCGATGGACGGTACTGAAGGTCTGGTACGTGGTATGGATGTGGTAGACACTGGTAAAGCGATCGCTATGCCAACCGGCGATGCGATCAATGGTCGCTTGTTCAATGTAACCGGTGACGCTATTGACGGTCTGCCTCAGCCTAGCAAAGCAAATGGTCGTCCTATCCATAATAAACCACCACTGTTTGAAAACCTGAGTACGGCTACAGAAGTACTGTTCACAGGTATCAAAGTAATCGATCTGATCGAGCCTTATGCAAAAGGTGGTAAGATCGGTCTGTTTGGTGGTGCGGGTGTAGGAAAAACCGTATTGATCCAGGAGCTGATCAACAATATCGCAAAAGGATATGGTGGTTTGTCTGTATTCGCAGGTGTGGGTGAGCGTACTCGTGAAGGAAATGATCTGTTGCGTGAAATGATCGAAGCTGGTATCATGAAATATGGTGATGGTTTCAAACACAGCATGGAAGAAGGTGGATGGGATCTGAGTAAAGTGGATATGGAAGGATTGAAAGATTCAAAAGCTACTTTCGTATTCGGACAAATGAATGAACCACCGGGTGCACGTGCACGTGTGGCTTTGTCTGGTCTGACCATCGCTGAATATTTCCGTGATGGAGATGGTACCGGTAAAGGAAAGGATATCCTGTTCTTCGTAGATAATATCTTCCGTTTCACACAGGCAGGTTCTGAGGTATCAGCGTTGTTAGGTCGTATGCCTTCAGCGGTAGGTTATCAGCCAACACTGGCTACTGAGATGGGATTGATGCAAGAGCGTATCACTTCAACCAAAAATGGTTCTATTACCTCTGTACAGGCGGTATATGTACCTGCGGATGACTTGACTGACCCTGCTCCTGCAACTACCTTCGCTCACTTGGATGCTACTACGGTATTAAGCCGTAAGATCGCTGACTTAGGTATCTATCCTGCGGTGGATCCATTGGATTCTACTTCACGTATCCTGACTCCTGCGATCGTTGGTGAAGCACATTATGAAACTGCTAACCGTGTGAAGTTGATCCTTCAGCGTTACAAGGAATTGCAGGATATCATTGCGATCCTGGGTATGGATGAATTGAGCGAAGAAGATAAAATGACCGTACAGCGCGCACGTAAAGTACAGCGTTTCTTGAGTCAGCCTTTCCACGTAGCTGAACAGTTTACCGGTCTGAAAGGTGTATTCGTAAGCATCGAAGATACCATCCGTGGTTTCAACGCCATTATGGACGGAGAAGTAGATGAATACCCTGAAGCAGCCTTCAACCTGGTAGGTACATTAGAAGATGCCATCGAAAAAGGTAAGAAACTGTTGGAAGCAGCGAAAGGATAA
- a CDS encoding AI-2E family transporter yields MEHLQDHKVNRYIFLGAILVLAIFLLYSLMAFFTAFLGAIMFYVLSKSPVEWLVSRCNWRRSWAALLVIITSFFIILVPISLLGAMMYQKISLIAVNFTAVAEPLSHIDELLQEKFHFTLLSDKNIAQLQTLVTNFVSSALNQGLNLFSAIIMMYFFLYFMITNAGKMEAAIVFYLPFKRSQIAMFGAELRAQTISNAVGVPLIAVVQGIVAYIAFLITGMNEPGFWAVVSGFASVIPIVGTGLVWVPAGIYILVIGQTWQGVFLLIWGSVILSSMDNVVRFLLAKKMADVHPIVTVLGVIIGLHYFGITGLIFGPLLISYFIILLRIYYQEYQPQKKPRKKTHTQTFNLPFLGKRK; encoded by the coding sequence ATGGAACACCTCCAAGACCATAAAGTCAACAGATATATTTTTTTGGGTGCCATTTTGGTATTGGCCATTTTCCTGTTGTATAGCCTGATGGCTTTTTTTACAGCTTTCCTGGGGGCGATCATGTTTTATGTGTTGAGTAAATCACCTGTTGAATGGCTGGTAAGCAGGTGCAACTGGCGAAGATCCTGGGCGGCTTTATTGGTGATCATTACCTCATTTTTTATCATTCTAGTACCGATCTCCTTGCTGGGTGCCATGATGTATCAGAAAATATCCCTGATCGCAGTCAACTTTACTGCAGTTGCCGAACCCTTATCACATATCGATGAACTGCTTCAGGAAAAGTTCCACTTTACTTTATTGTCTGATAAAAACATCGCTCAACTACAAACCCTAGTCACCAACTTTGTTTCTTCAGCATTGAACCAGGGACTGAATCTTTTCAGTGCCATCATTATGATGTACTTCTTTCTGTACTTCATGATCACCAATGCCGGAAAAATGGAAGCCGCCATTGTTTTCTATCTGCCTTTTAAACGTAGTCAGATCGCCATGTTTGGTGCAGAATTGCGTGCCCAAACAATAAGTAATGCAGTGGGCGTTCCGCTGATAGCTGTTGTTCAGGGTATTGTAGCCTATATCGCATTTTTGATCACAGGTATGAATGAGCCGGGCTTCTGGGCCGTTGTCTCCGGATTTGCCTCTGTCATCCCGATCGTGGGAACCGGTCTCGTATGGGTACCTGCCGGTATCTATATATTGGTGATCGGACAAACCTGGCAGGGAGTTTTTTTACTCATCTGGGGATCGGTGATATTGAGTAGTATGGATAATGTCGTTCGCTTCTTATTAGCTAAGAAAATGGCCGATGTACATCCTATTGTAACTGTACTCGGCGTCATCATTGGTTTACACTACTTCGGAATCACAGGACTGATATTCGGTCCGCTATTGATCTCTTATTTTATCATCCTGCTAAGGATCTATTATCAGGAATACCAACCCCAAAAGAAACCCCGAAAGAAAACCCACACGCAGACCTTTAATTTGCCGTTTTTAGGGAAAAGAAAGTGA
- a CDS encoding MIP/aquaporin family protein, producing the protein MTNFLSEFLGTALLIVLGDGVVANVILPKTKGNGGGLISICFGWGLAVFVAVYATAPYSGGHLNPAVTIALAWLGNFPWQDVPVYLLAQLSGAMTGALLVWLIYRQHLDEADDAATKLAVFSTGPSIRSPFQNLLTETLATLVFMIGILFIVKPAHSMGALDALPVALLVLCVGLGLGGPTGWAINPARDLGPRIMHAILPIKNKGGSDWSYSWIPVAGPIIGGILAAVVWEAIF; encoded by the coding sequence ATGACCAACTTTTTATCTGAATTTTTAGGAACTGCATTACTCATCGTGTTAGGAGATGGGGTAGTGGCTAATGTAATTCTCCCCAAAACCAAAGGCAACGGCGGTGGACTGATCTCTATTTGTTTCGGATGGGGACTCGCCGTTTTTGTGGCTGTGTATGCAACAGCACCTTATAGTGGTGGACATTTGAATCCAGCCGTTACGATCGCATTGGCATGGCTGGGTAATTTTCCATGGCAGGATGTTCCTGTTTATTTGTTAGCGCAATTATCAGGTGCCATGACAGGCGCTTTATTGGTATGGTTGATCTATCGACAACATTTGGATGAAGCAGATGATGCCGCAACAAAACTGGCAGTATTCAGTACCGGTCCTTCTATTCGTAGTCCCTTTCAGAATTTACTTACGGAAACACTTGCGACCCTTGTATTCATGATAGGTATCCTATTTATCGTAAAGCCTGCCCATTCAATGGGAGCGTTGGACGCTTTGCCGGTGGCTTTATTGGTATTATGTGTTGGATTGGGTTTGGGTGGTCCAACCGGTTGGGCGATCAATCCGGCGAGAGATTTAGGTCCACGCATCATGCACGCAATTCTTCCGATCAAAAATAAAGGCGGTAGTGATTGGTCTTACAGCTGGATACCCGTAGCAGGACCTATCATTGGAGGGATATTGGCCGCAGTGGTTTGGGAAGCGATATTTTAA
- a CDS encoding glycerol-3-phosphate dehydrogenase/oxidase — protein MNRSTQLQQLREDLTWDMVIIGGGATGLGTAVDAASRGYKTLLIEQYDFGKGTSSRSTKLVHGGVRYLEHGNIKLVKEALRERGWLLKNAPHLTSVQPFVIPVRKWWQKWYYGIGLRLYDLLSGKLSLGQTKLLSAKETIALLPALNPEKIKGGILYYDGQFDDSRLCIDLAATAVLHGATILNYCTVTGLIKEKKKIKGLTVQLVKEGETLEIKARSVVNATGVFTDAILKMDDPAATNMVDPSQGVHLVVDANHFPGTHALMIPKTDDKRVLFAVPWHDKVVIGTTDTPVDEITAEPLVLEEEVDYILEHINRYVSPQIHREVIKSVFAGLRPLVRSKEGTSTALLSRDHTIVVSASGLVTITGGKWTTYRKMAQDAVDNAVFISKLDKRLCITKDLPIGDPLSVQQKKEKMVQEDPGLAAPLYPGCAYRFVDIAYAVRHEMAITVEDVLARRTRLLFLDAHAALDCLEKVVVFMQRELNESEAWVIQQKNDFTELAEGYL, from the coding sequence ATGAACCGATCCACACAACTGCAACAATTAAGAGAAGATCTAACCTGGGATATGGTGATCATTGGAGGTGGTGCAACCGGATTAGGTACAGCTGTAGATGCAGCATCACGCGGATATAAAACGTTGTTGATTGAGCAATATGATTTTGGAAAAGGCACTTCTAGTCGCTCTACTAAATTGGTACATGGGGGTGTACGTTATTTAGAACATGGTAATATCAAACTTGTAAAAGAAGCATTGCGCGAAAGAGGTTGGTTACTCAAGAATGCACCGCATCTCACTTCAGTGCAACCCTTTGTGATCCCTGTGAGAAAATGGTGGCAGAAATGGTACTATGGTATTGGACTTCGTTTGTATGATCTGTTATCAGGAAAACTATCTCTCGGACAAACCAAATTATTATCTGCAAAAGAAACTATTGCATTATTACCTGCATTGAATCCGGAAAAGATCAAAGGTGGTATTCTATACTATGATGGACAATTTGATGACAGCAGGTTGTGTATCGATCTTGCTGCGACAGCAGTTTTACATGGCGCTACAATATTGAATTATTGTACAGTGACCGGTCTGATCAAAGAGAAGAAAAAAATAAAAGGACTTACTGTTCAGTTGGTAAAAGAAGGAGAAACACTCGAGATAAAAGCGAGATCAGTCGTGAATGCGACAGGTGTTTTTACGGATGCCATTTTGAAAATGGATGATCCTGCTGCAACCAATATGGTAGACCCATCACAGGGCGTACATCTTGTTGTAGACGCCAATCATTTTCCGGGTACACATGCACTCATGATTCCCAAAACAGATGATAAGCGTGTTTTATTTGCCGTACCATGGCATGATAAAGTGGTGATCGGTACAACCGATACACCTGTTGATGAAATCACAGCTGAACCATTGGTGCTGGAAGAAGAAGTGGACTATATCCTGGAACATATCAACCGATACGTATCTCCACAGATTCATCGAGAAGTTATCAAAAGTGTATTTGCAGGATTACGTCCTTTGGTGCGTTCAAAAGAAGGAACCAGTACTGCTTTGTTATCACGCGATCACACCATTGTAGTATCAGCCAGTGGTTTGGTGACCATTACCGGTGGTAAATGGACGACCTATCGTAAAATGGCACAAGATGCAGTAGATAATGCGGTATTTATTTCTAAGTTAGACAAACGTTTGTGCATCACTAAAGATCTACCGATCGGTGATCCATTATCTGTGCAGCAGAAAAAAGAAAAAATGGTGCAAGAAGATCCGGGATTGGCAGCACCCTTATATCCGGGTTGCGCTTACCGATTTGTAGATATTGCTTATGCTGTACGACATGAAATGGCAATCACTGTGGAAGATGTATTGGCCAGAAGAACCCGACTTTTATTTTTAGATGCACATGCAGCATTGGATTGCTTAGAGAAAGTGGTTGTATTTATGCAGCGTGAATTGAATGAATCAGAAGCATGGGTGATCCAACAAAAAAATGATTTTACTGAACTCGCAGAAGGATATCTTTAG
- the glpK gene encoding glycerol kinase GlpK translates to MQQYILSFDQGTTSSRAIVFDHAGTICAVAQKEFKQIFPQPGWVEHDANEIWSTQLGVAAEAVTKAGLTIQQIAAIGITNQRETTVVWDRQTGMPIFHAIVWQDRRTAAYCDELKAAGHAAMIQSKTGLIIDAYFSATKLKWILDHVDGARAKAEKGELCFGTIDSWLVWKLTNGKVHVTDVSNASRTMLFNIHSLTWDEELLQLFNIPSTVLPEVKSSSEVYGHTQNILTAHNIPIAGIAGDQQAALFGQLCTQPGMVKNTYGTGCFMLMNTGEKAVRSQNHLLTTIAWKINGVTQYALEGSVFIAGAVVQWLRDGLKIIRSSKEVETLAATVKDSEGVYIVPAFAGLGAPYWNQHARGTITGITRGTTAGHIARASLDSIAYQTMDVLKAMEADAGITIKELRVDGGATTNNLLMQFQSDLLNAKVVRPIVTETTALGAAYLAGLAVGYWKSTEDIQQQWQMDRTFTPQISDDQRQQLSKGWKRAVGAAEFDT, encoded by the coding sequence ATGCAACAATACATCCTCTCCTTTGACCAAGGTACCACCAGTAGTAGGGCCATTGTATTTGATCATGCCGGTACGATCTGTGCTGTGGCGCAGAAAGAATTTAAACAAATTTTTCCGCAGCCCGGATGGGTAGAACATGATGCCAACGAAATATGGAGTACCCAATTGGGTGTTGCAGCAGAAGCGGTCACAAAGGCCGGTCTCACCATTCAACAAATTGCTGCGATCGGCATCACCAATCAGCGTGAGACGACCGTTGTTTGGGATAGACAAACAGGGATGCCTATTTTTCATGCCATTGTATGGCAAGACAGAAGAACCGCTGCATACTGTGATGAACTCAAAGCGGCTGGACATGCAGCCATGATACAATCAAAAACCGGATTGATCATTGACGCTTATTTTTCAGCCACTAAATTGAAATGGATCCTGGATCATGTAGATGGTGCAAGGGCCAAAGCTGAAAAAGGCGAACTCTGTTTTGGTACCATTGACAGCTGGTTGGTATGGAAACTCACTAATGGAAAAGTTCATGTGACCGATGTATCCAATGCATCCAGAACCATGTTATTCAATATTCATTCTTTGACATGGGATGAAGAACTTTTACAACTATTCAATATTCCCAGTACCGTATTGCCTGAAGTAAAAAGTAGCAGTGAAGTATATGGGCATACACAAAATATTCTGACTGCGCACAATATTCCGATAGCGGGTATTGCAGGAGATCAACAGGCTGCATTATTCGGACAACTGTGTACACAACCGGGCATGGTTAAAAATACCTATGGTACCGGTTGTTTCATGCTCATGAATACCGGAGAAAAAGCAGTGCGTTCTCAAAATCATTTATTAACTACGATTGCCTGGAAGATCAATGGTGTTACACAGTATGCGTTAGAAGGCAGTGTTTTTATTGCTGGCGCGGTGGTTCAGTGGTTGCGTGATGGACTGAAGATCATTCGTTCATCCAAAGAAGTAGAAACATTAGCAGCTACAGTTAAAGACAGTGAAGGTGTATACATCGTACCTGCATTTGCAGGTTTGGGTGCTCCTTATTGGAATCAGCATGCAAGAGGAACGATCACAGGTATTACCAGAGGAACAACTGCAGGGCACATAGCACGCGCTTCATTGGATAGTATCGCTTATCAAACCATGGATGTATTAAAAGCCATGGAAGCTGATGCAGGAATCACCATCAAAGAATTAAGGGTCGATGGCGGTGCTACGACCAACAATTTGCTGATGCAATTTCAAAGTGATTTGTTGAATGCTAAAGTGGTTCGTCCGATCGTGACAGAGACAACAGCCCTTGGAGCCGCATATCTGGCCGGACTCGCAGTAGGATATTGGAAAAGCACAGAAGATATCCAGCAACAATGGCAAATGGATCGAACATTTACGCCTCAAATTTCAGACGATCAAAGACAACAGTTATCCAAAGGATGGAAAAGAGCGGTGGGGGCGGCTGAGTTTGATACTTAG
- a CDS encoding peptidoglycan DD-metalloendopeptidase family protein yields MLKSFFSFFLICFIGIAVHAQTREELQKQEQDLKKELAELNNLLSQTQKTKKLSLSQLAIIKRKVAMREQLVNSINRQIRDLDNTIFLNERDIYRLRRELDTLRVKYAKSIVFAYKNRSSYEYLNFIFSSRSFNDAIKRITYLKSYRRNRETQAEAIMQSEQLLKEKIDLLSNNKKERITTLTKQSEQLKVLQEDKKAQDQVVAQLKGKEKELSTQIQNKERQRQKMQQAVTAIIRREAEEAARRAKLKAAEDAKRAAANTTKPGEAAPKNNTASNSNITKSGAISEPLENKPVADRPYSALESTPEGRETSIQFEQNKGRLPWPVDRGNVYVPFGISTVPGTKLTQKSDGIQIALPEGSAVKSVADGEVVYVGEINGDLAVFVRHGKYFTSYNQLSTISVSVGQQVKAGSLLGRSGKSIDGEGAIIFMISNEKAAPMNPEVWLKPRR; encoded by the coding sequence ATGCTGAAATCTTTTTTCTCCTTTTTCCTGATTTGCTTCATCGGAATTGCGGTACATGCCCAAACCCGCGAGGAACTGCAAAAGCAGGAACAAGACCTGAAAAAAGAATTAGCGGAGCTCAATAACCTGCTATCACAAACCCAGAAAACGAAAAAACTTTCTTTGAGTCAGTTAGCCATCATCAAACGCAAAGTAGCGATGCGTGAACAGTTGGTTAATTCCATCAATCGTCAAATACGGGATCTGGATAATACCATCTTTTTGAATGAGCGTGATATCTATCGTCTAAGAAGAGAGTTGGATACTTTGCGTGTAAAATATGCCAAGAGCATTGTCTTTGCTTACAAGAACAGGAGCAGTTATGAATACCTGAATTTTATTTTCTCCTCCAGAAGTTTCAATGACGCCATCAAAAGGATCACTTACCTGAAAAGCTATCGCCGTAATCGTGAAACACAGGCTGAAGCTATTATGCAGTCTGAGCAATTGCTGAAAGAAAAGATCGATTTGCTGAGTAATAATAAGAAAGAGCGTATTACCACACTTACCAAACAAAGTGAGCAGTTAAAAGTCTTACAAGAAGATAAAAAAGCACAGGATCAGGTGGTGGCTCAGTTGAAAGGAAAAGAAAAAGAATTATCTACTCAGATACAGAACAAAGAAAGACAGCGTCAGAAAATGCAGCAAGCAGTTACTGCCATTATTCGAAGAGAAGCGGAAGAAGCTGCCAGACGTGCAAAACTAAAAGCAGCAGAAGATGCTAAAAGAGCTGCTGCCAATACTACGAAACCGGGAGAAGCTGCTCCTAAAAACAATACTGCTTCCAATAGCAATATCACCAAGAGTGGTGCTATCAGTGAGCCATTGGAGAACAAGCCGGTGGCAGACAGACCTTACTCTGCGCTGGAATCAACCCCTGAAGGAAGAGAAACTTCTATTCAGTTTGAACAAAACAAAGGTCGACTACCATGGCCTGTTGATCGTGGTAATGTGTATGTGCCATTTGGTATTTCTACTGTTCCGGGCACCAAGCTCACGCAGAAAAGTGATGGTATACAGATCGCATTACCGGAAGGATCTGCCGTGAAAAGTGTGGCTGATGGTGAAGTAGTGTATGTTGGTGAGATCAATGGAGACCTTGCAGTATTTGTACGACATGGAAAATATTTCACTTCCTATAATCAACTTTCTACGATCTCTGTTTCTGTAGGACAACAAGTCAAAGCAGGCTCTCTGCTCGGAAGATCCGGTAAAAGTATTGACGGAGAAGGCGCCATTATTTTCATGATCAGCAATGAAAAAGCAGCTCCCATGAATCCTGAAGTTTGGTTGAAACCGAGAAGATAA
- a CDS encoding DUF4292 domain-containing protein: MLKKLAACSSQLVVCNKTLVAFSLQLAAVLFLFSCKTVKKVEAIQEAITKKDTAQVVVIKETPVVDSAAIVADIMGKVIQNKIDFQTFNAKIKVDYEGAENKDNYTVYLSMRKDSVIIIRVKGSFLGISAEGLQVKINKDSVTLVRKVGEKYIMNRSINYLQEVTEIPFDFATVQDLLIGNPIFMSKNLVSYKNSNTQLLVVMVGELFKHLINLDKNDNRVLYSKLDDIDVQRNRTCDITFGGYQPLGDYMFATNRKISMAEKAKLDIYLDFKEFTLNDPLKYNFELPKNYKRK, encoded by the coding sequence ATGCTCAAAAAGCTTGCAGCTTGCAGCTCGCAGCTCGTAGTGTGTAACAAAACGCTTGTGGCTTTTAGCTTGCAGCTTGCAGCTGTTCTCTTCCTCTTCTCCTGCAAAACGGTTAAGAAAGTAGAAGCCATTCAGGAGGCGATCACAAAGAAAGATACGGCTCAGGTAGTGGTGATCAAAGAAACACCGGTGGTGGATTCAGCCGCTATTGTTGCTGATATCATGGGAAAAGTGATTCAGAATAAGATCGACTTCCAAACTTTTAATGCCAAGATCAAAGTTGATTATGAAGGCGCGGAGAATAAAGATAATTACACGGTTTATCTGAGTATGCGCAAAGACAGTGTTATCATCATTCGTGTGAAGGGTTCATTCCTGGGTATATCCGCGGAAGGACTGCAGGTGAAGATCAATAAAGACAGTGTGACATTGGTTCGTAAAGTGGGTGAGAAATATATCATGAATCGCTCGATCAATTATCTGCAGGAAGTAACGGAAATACCTTTTGATTTTGCTACCGTTCAGGACTTGCTCATTGGTAATCCCATTTTCATGAGTAAGAACCTGGTATCCTATAAAAATAGTAATACCCAATTATTGGTGGTTATGGTAGGAGAGCTGTTCAAACACCTCATCAATCTTGATAAAAATGATAATCGCGTTCTATACAGTAAACTGGATGATATAGATGTACAGCGTAATCGCACTTGTGATATTACGTTTGGCGGTTATCAGCCTTTGGGTGATTATATGTTTGCAACCAATCGCAAAATATCCATGGCAGAGAAGGCAAAATTGGATATTTACCTTGATTTTAAAGAGTTTACGTTAAATGATCCGTTAAAATACAACTTCGAGTTGCCAAAAAACTATAAGCGTAAGTAA
- the dut gene encoding dUTP diphosphatase — protein MSVQPIRVSIVNKSNNPLPGYATSGSSGVDIRAYLEQPITIQPSERLLVPTGIFVAIPIGYEIQIRPRSGLAIKQGITCLNTPGTIDADYRGEIKVILINLSAEAQVIQPGDRIAQMVLQKVEQIEWDLTDELNDTERGSGGFGSTGV, from the coding sequence ATGTCAGTTCAGCCTATACGGGTTAGTATTGTCAATAAGTCGAATAATCCTTTACCTGGTTATGCAACATCCGGGTCGTCAGGTGTTGATATCAGGGCTTATTTAGAGCAACCCATCACTATACAGCCTTCTGAGCGCCTATTGGTACCTACCGGTATTTTTGTAGCTATTCCGATAGGATATGAGATCCAGATCCGCCCACGAAGCGGATTGGCCATCAAACAAGGAATCACCTGTTTGAATACGCCGGGTACCATTGATGCGGATTATCGCGGTGAGATCAAAGTGATCCTGATCAATCTTTCAGCGGAAGCGCAGGTCATACAGCCCGGTGACAGAATCGCTCAAATGGTTTTACAAAAAGTAGAACAAATTGAATGGGACTTGACCGATGAACTGAATGATACCGAAAGAGGAAGTGGGGGGTTTGGGAGTACGGGGGTTTAG
- a CDS encoding methyltransferase domain-containing protein, producing MQQVEEALLQVEKIVLSSGIENDIIYFNYHKKRFHKMGETVSRMVPPGSSVLDIGSHYLHSSLLLQLLGYKVVSMDVSEFWELDYIRQRAADHQLTPVIENQLEHLGSLSEEKDQYDLILFTEIFEHITFNPIAFWKRIHTLIKNKGKIYITTPNAITLYAIVKTLFNLITFRGIGMDVKAIFPTVTYGHHWKEYSTSEIKSYFNMLNDGLHLDIQKFQYKPTETAHHWKSSLRILLTKMSNAIPFFREAMEVVVTVDKSYPWKINPPKY from the coding sequence ATGCAGCAGGTTGAAGAAGCATTATTACAAGTCGAGAAGATCGTACTTTCATCAGGTATTGAAAATGATATCATTTATTTCAACTACCATAAAAAACGCTTTCATAAAATGGGGGAAACCGTAAGTCGAATGGTACCTCCCGGTAGTAGCGTACTCGATATTGGCAGTCATTACCTGCACTCTTCATTGCTTTTACAATTGCTGGGATATAAGGTTGTTTCGATGGACGTGAGTGAGTTCTGGGAATTGGACTATATCCGCCAAAGAGCAGCCGATCATCAACTGACACCGGTGATAGAAAATCAATTGGAGCATCTAGGATCCTTAAGCGAAGAAAAGGACCAATATGATCTGATCTTATTTACAGAGATCTTCGAGCACATTACATTCAATCCGATCGCTTTCTGGAAAAGAATACATACCCTGATTAAAAATAAGGGTAAGATCTATATCACCACCCCCAATGCCATTACACTATATGCGATCGTGAAAACACTATTCAATCTGATCACATTCAGGGGAATTGGAATGGATGTAAAAGCCATTTTCCCAACAGTCACCTATGGTCATCATTGGAAAGAATATTCCACCAGCGAGATCAAATCTTATTTCAACATGTTGAATGATGGATTACATCTGGATATTCAAAAGTTTCAATACAAACCCACTGAAACTGCACATCATTGGAAGTCATCACTTAGAATATTACTTACCAAAATGAGCAATGCTATCCCTTTTTTCAGAGAAGCGATGGAAGTGGTGGTTACGGTTGATAAATCGTATCCCTGGAAAATCAATCCACCTAAGTATTAG